TGTAttgagaaaatgtttctttggaagaaaataaataagataatttcatttttttaaaaatatggtaatattaataataataataataataataataatatacttttttttttttttaaagtaaaactatttttaaaactgTAAATTTGGTAGATGTAATTAAgatttaatggagaaaaaagttGCTGGAGAAGAAAAATGGTTATTGTATAAGAATAGGCAATTTCTATCCTTTTTGAGGaggaaacaaaaaccaaaaatacatttggagaAAATAGTCCATTTTGAAGACAATTCAATGAGCACTTTTGCGGCTCTATCCAAGGGCGCCGTCGCTCCCCATATTCCTTTCCAATGCTACATTGAGCAAGGACAAGCGCGACCGCTTGAGTGGATTTAACCCGCTCAAAGTCCAAACAAGGGAAAGGCTTTGGTTTCAACCAGTCTGCTGTTTTATTTGCATCTGTTTGGTTCCACAGAAAACGCCGAGGAAACTTTCACGAAGGCTCCTTCGCAGAGGAAAATGTGGAAACGGGAACAATGAAATCCGACTGGGAGGCATCCACACGTGCTACTGTAACTGGAAAAGTTGTGAAGAGTTCCTTAGCTGCATTCACACAGGAAACTGTGAGCTGCACTACGGCCAAAAAAGGTTGACGTTTCTGGATCAAGCTAAAATGCGCTTTAAGCGTTAACCGGGTCAATTTTGGATTGACCTTTTGAATGTCCGATTGTTTGAGTACTTTTTGCCCAAGGTGCAAAATGCATTTGCAAGGACGTCTACTTgtgtgcctttctgtgactcttccagtctctgtcTCGCAACCTGCCGATGACACTCgaaaccaggggtgtccaaaccttCGTTGCATTCAGAAAAATGGAACGGTGCAAGGGCCACTATAAAATAACTTTCATTTAGGTATTCAACACACTCAAAGCAATCCGTCAAGCAATTACACGTTGTTCGGATATGTTTTTGCAAAACTGCCAAGTCACAGTTTTGTGTTAGGGGTGATCAAGCAAACGGTTGagggtttttttggggtgcaGATTCGCCAATGCGCAGAGCAGCAGCTGACTGTCATCTTTTACGAGAGTAACTTGTAGTCAAGCTGACACATTTGAACCATCCCGCTCATTAACGGGATATGTTTACAAACTGAAACTTGATGCGGAGCAGGAAGcggaggaaaacatttttgcttgtgaaatGAACTTGATTCACCGTCATGGAGAAATTTGATTGCTTTGTCTCTGGAAAAACGATACGAAACCAATTCATCCGTAACGCTAATAGTTGTGGTTGTCAGGGGCGTCGTACgtggagaatgtttttttttttgtaaatgcgCAATGTTATTTGGAGTATATGCCGGGGGGCaggccgcaaatggcccccgggccgtagtttggacaccgCCGGCTCGCAGGTTTCGCTCCGGACCCGGCCCGAGTCCATTGGGTTACGAGCCTAATCACGGGAGGAAGTCAACTCCTAAGGCAAGGCACGTGCGCGGTCCGGTCCGTCCCCGCTTTCTCCGGCTCCGCAGCGCCCCCCGTGGCCGCGGGCCTACATCGCGAGCCGTTTACCTGTTGATGATGCCTTTGATCTGCGAGTCTTTCTCCAGCTGCTGCTGGCGCAGGCGCCGCTCGCTGTCCTCCAGCCGGTTCTGGTACTGGAGCAGGATCTTGTTGGTCTGCTGCTCCTGCGTCAGCATGCGGCGCTCGTACTCCTCCAGCTTCTTGTGCGACATCACCAGACGCTCCTTCAGGCAGTTGATCTCCTCCTCGTACTCGCGCACCTGCCGGACGACGGCAACTCTTTTTATGCACGACAACCTCACTCTCATCGGCTGACGCACACGTCACTCATCGCCCACCTTTTGAAAGGGAAGTAAACCtacaattgctttttttctttgtgcaaGAATACGTCGGATGCGTGTGGAGCAAGAATAACAGACTACAGTAAACAGCTTTGACAGCACCAAAATTACGACAATGTAGTTTGATATACTTGagtgcaccaaaaaaaaaagaatcctctGACAGACTGGAACTCACcaaaaaccaaaagaaaaagtgctCTGACTGCACCATAAATCGACATCCCATAAATCTGCTCTGACAGCAGCACAATGAAAACGATGCGGTTTGATGGATTTGAGCGCAGCGACAACAAACAGAAATGCGATCTGGCAGCACCAAAGGGCGACGAGAAGGCGGGCACGGCGAGACCCACCCTGTCCATGCGCGACTCGTCCATGCTCTTGGAGTACTCCTTGAGCTTGAAGTCCTCGCGGTCGATTCTCGAGCTCTCGATGTCGGCGGACAGGTGCGGCATGTTGGACACCCAGGCCACCGTCCGCTCATTGGCCGGCGTCGGCGGGTTGAGGCTCGAAGGCGCCTGCGAGCCCTGCGAGGAGAGACAACGTCAACGCCGGGAGCGGGAACCCGCGGAGGACATCCGATTATCTGCGAGAGACGAGCCGCAACGGCTGCGTGAACGTCGGTTCTGTCTGAGAGGGGCGAGCAAGTGAATCGGTTTGCCGCATTTGCCGCTACATTTTTAGTCGCTAACGTCGATCCGCTACGCATCTAATTATGTGAACGCGCAAAGCCGCGCCGGCCGCTGGAACGCGCACAGGATGGGCTTTTTGACGCAGAACCCCGCAAAATTTGCCAACTTCAGAGGTTGTGTCAGGTGGATCTGACCCGGGTGTTTGCCGCCTATCAGAGGCGGAAGTTGTGTTGAAAGGATATATCGTCACACATCTCATTATGTGAATGTGTGACGCCGCAACGGCCGTGTGAACACACATTTCGGTGAGCTGCAAGTCGCAGGAACGTGTGATCATCGCTTTACTGGTAACAAAATCATTGGCTTTCCAATGTTTTGACTGCAAACCTACTGCGTTGGAGGTTTAGCGCAATTACTTCTGCGGCACCTTCGTCATGAAGAACCTTTTGATTCAAGGGCGAAAGGTTTCTGgaagttttgggttttttttttttttctgtgattaTTTCAGAAGTGGAATTTGTGTCTTCCTATGGGCTCaccgcctgtgggaggggccataggggtcccccggtggcaaggccccgggggtgaatgagattcgcccggagttcctaaaggctctggatgttgcggGGCCGTCCTgcttgacacgcctctgcaacatcgcgtggacatcggggacagtgcctctggattggcagactggggtggtgacgcggagggtgtgttccaactacagggggatcccactcctcagcttccctggtaaggtctattcaggggtgctggagaggagggtccgtcgggaagtcgaatctcagattcaggaggagtagtgtggttttcgtcctggtcgtggaacagtggaccagctctacacccttggcagggtcctcgatggtgtagagtttggtccgcatatctggcagtaagtcggactcgttcccggtgagggttggactccgccaaggctgccctttgtcaccaattctgttcataacttttggacagaatttcaaggcgcagccaaggcgtagagggggtccggtttggtggcctcagtattgcagatgatgtggttctgttggctacatcaagccgtgacctccaactctcactggagcggttcacagccgtaTCTTCGGGtattgttcacaagtgagggaagaatggaacgggagatcgacaggcggatcggtgcggcgtctgcagtggtgcggactttgtatcggtctgttgtggtgaagaaggagctaagccgaaaggcgaagctctcaatttaccggtcgatctacgttcctaccctcacctaccgaaagaacgagatcccggatacaagcggccgaaatgagtttcctccgcagggtgtccgggctctcccttagaggtagggtgagaagctcggtcatccgggaggatctcggagtagagccgccgctcctccgcatcgagaggagccagatgaggtggctaaccggggacgacccgggacacgttggagagactacgtcacttcggctggcccgggaacgcctcgggatcccctcggaagagctggaggaagtggctggggagacggaagtctgggcgtctctgctaaagctactgcccccgtgacccgacctcggataagcgggagaaaatggatgaatttgtgTCGAAAGGAATTGTTGCCACACAACTTATTATCTGAACGCGTGAAGCTGCAACGGCTATGTGAACTTGCATTTTGGCGAATTCTGTCTGAGAGGGATGAGCTGGACGTCTTTTGTTTCCTGTAAGTTATTTATTGAAAGGAGCGTCCTGACCCTAGTAACGACATCAccgtttttctgttttttactGCCATCTACTGCATTGGAGGTGTAGTGCCGTTACTTCATCAGCCCGAGGAAGCTTTTTCTTCCAGGATTAAACACACACTAATTTATGGAAATGAGCATCTTTGTCCACAGCAACAGCATCATTGTTTTTCCGTCAAGCGCCACCTACTGCAGTGGAGGTGTAGTGTAGCTAATTAGCCAAAAGATTTGTTCCCCTGCAAATACCGGATGGAAAAGCGCCGTCTCACTGGCCTGTTTGCCGAGGTTGGGCTTGAGGAGGTTCTGCTGCTGCGgctgaggctgctgctgctgctgctgctgctggggcGACGTCTGAGCGGCGGGGCTGCCGGTGCCCTGCGGGCTCCCCGACTCCCGGACCGAGCTCTGCTGGCGAGGCAGCCCCGGCGCCGCGTTGTCCTTGACGGACAGCTGCCGGCCGCCTCCGCCGTGCTGCGGCCTCCCGGCCCCGTAGGCCGACTCGGGCGATTGGAGGAGGTTTCCGCTCTGCGGCCGCGACTTGAccggggcggcggcggcggcggcggcgctgaCCGACAGCTGGTGGGACGTCTGGGATTTGACCCgttgggcgggaggcggcggACCTCGGGGCTGGACCGTGGAGGGAGGCGTGGCGGCCAAGGACGAGTGGGAGGTGCCCGTCTGGGAGGTCAGGCCCAtcatctgctgctgctgctgctgcatgtTGTCCTGACGAAGGACAAAGCAAATGGTTTGTTAGCATCTTAGCTTCATCCCTCAAAAGCGAGACCGTCGTCATTTCGAAAGATTTGAATTTAAGTACTTCCACTTCGAATGTGGAGGTCCAATAAACACctcattattattgtatatttatattgtcATTCTCAAAGATcaaaatgtctatttttttccccaatgtatATTTTTCCCAATATTGCTATTTTGGGACATttagtatgtaaaaaaaatgttttcatcattTATATTCCTATGGAATATGTATACCTTAATTccctaaatatttatttaaaataattttcatttgtattcattttagaATTAACCTTATTATATATATTCCTGCATTCATTTGCATGTTTCCTAATTTACGTAGCGTACATTCTCCCACATAAAaagatgcatttaaaaaaaataataattgtaatgcacttgaaaatattttttcatagtcatccattttatatatatatatatatatatatatattgtgttaaTAATTTTCTAAATACAGCatgtatttcaaaatgtaaGTGTATAATTACAACCTCTTATGTATTTACTATTTTTATGAGtgaaatcatttcttttttccgtaattcatatttattttcaaacattttgtaattttcccAAATGTGTAATGTAAGATTTACTTGACTGTTTCCTGTTTTCAATCATTGATTTTAcaacgtacatatatatatatatttaaaagatacacattttaattgagtTTATAAATGAGTCTAACATGCAACATTACAGATACATCTCAATAAAGTTCAAGAAATATATTCgaatttattgagctgtacctGTATTTTGTATGAGTAAAATagattttgtcaaaatgtatacgagaaaaaaaaatggaccatATTTTCTAATGTACAGCATACTTTTGcgcaatgtattattattattctctgaATGGATCTTTCTTGGACTCTTTTTGCCTTTAAGTGACGTTTCAAACAACATTTGTCCTCGTGACGTCGCAGCGGCGACGGGAATTCGCGGTACGTCCGTAGCGCACCTGCATGTGCACGGACATCTGCCGGCGGGCGTAGTCGGCCCTGCCGTAGTCGTCGCTGTAGCTGTGCGAGTGGATGATGCTGGGCTGGCCCAGGTGGCCGTCGCGGGTCCTGAGGGTGGACAGGTCCTCGCTGCGGGAGAAGCCCCCGTGGGCGAACTGCGGCACGTAGCTGGGGTGCGAGGGCTCCGGCTCGGGGGCCAGGAGCAGGGGCGCGGGGGGCTGAGCGCGCCCGTGCTGCGGCTGCCGGTGCGGGTGCCGGGGCCCGTCCGCCGTCGCCAGGTGAAAGAGGGGATTCTGGAAGGAAAGCGGGTAGCGCATGGCGGCGgcctgctgttgctgctgctgggaCAGCGAGTCGGCGGCGCTCATCCGGCTCGGCCGCAGGCCGCCGGACACGCCGGAGCCGCCCGACAGCCTGCCGCCGGCCCGCGGCTGGCCGCCGAGGCCCGAACCCAGGCCGCCACCGCCTCCGCCGCTCAGCCCCCCGAAGCTGCCCATGCCGGCGATGGAGGCCTGGGAGGAGTTGAGCATGTCCACCGACTGCAGGTTAGACACGCTGTTCATTCGGGAATCCTGGAGGTCCATCATATAGATAGGCTTTTACTGACACTGAGccgccccgcccccgcccctcGAACTTTGACATGAGCGCGGGTGATATGGGTGAGGGTGGTGCGGGCGCGTTCACGGCCGGGCCCTGATATCGCTACGGCCTCAGAGTATTTGCCGGCAAATACCCTCCGGGATGAAAAAACAAGCAGATGTCAtgatacagtgttcccccgctatatcgcgcaATGTCGCCCGCTATTCGGCGATCGCTTTTAGAGTTTACGGGCAATTCCCGAAATTCACTAAACAATTCAGACTTATGACCGCGTCCGTGTTAGGTGAGACGGTTTTGAAATTCGGACGTGTGCGCCTTCAGTGTGGTACCGCGTCGTGCCGCAACGTGCCGGGCAGCGCCGAGCTCTACTGGAAGACGTGCAGCAaaattaacagcaagaagaagagacaAAGAAGGTCCCCGACGAGTCATCGTCGTCGTTCGTACAGAGCAGCGCGAACACCGTATATGTTAAAGGAGGACTTGTCTGAAGGTTTACCATTACAGCTacgctaatttccgttagcccatCGATCGCATTATATTTTAGCACAAAACTAGCTGACTTTCATTATTTCCTTATGAAATGATGTGGTTTGATTGATCGGTTTTGctctttaaatatacaatgtctaattctgttttgttttctgtgttcAAGCTACCGTAACATCCATGCTGATATCAATTTTGCATTAGATTTTAGCATGACCTGAGCAGGCATTTCCAATAATATGGTTAGGTAGAACATTTTGGTGTGCAAGTACACAATGTTGAATCGTCTTTCGTTTCCTGTGTCAGTTTTTCAGGAAACTTCAAACGGGAGTGACAATTGAGCAGCTTGAAGCGAGCACGCTTTGCCTCTTCTTTGGAGAACTACTTGAGTGAGCATGAGAACAAGCGCTcaggaacatttaaaaaaagtgttttgaaatcaatttaaatgtgtttgaagttCGTGAGAGGGGGAAcgtttttggtattttttgtttACGGTGTGCTACATCGCACGTGAACCTGGAACGGATCCCTCCGATTAACGGGGGCTCACTGTGGACTCGATCACGGGAGATTCCACAGAGTATGACGGCATGCTGGTCATACTCATCTCCCGGTCGATGGGATGGCGAGCGATGCCCACGCCGCTCACCTTGGCGTCGGGTTCGGTGATGTCGGAGCTACTGGTGCAGTAGGCGGGGCTGGAGCGAGCCAGCGGGGGGCGGGACACGTAGAACACGTCTTTGGACGAGGCTCGGTGGAGGAGGCGGTCGCGGTCCTGAAAGCTCATCTGGGAGCGGGACGGCATCACCCCGCCGGTGGAGGTCGGGGAAGGCAGGCGGGTGATGTCCATGGAGCTGGCCGATTTGTCCCAATCGGACAAAGAGAAGGCAACATTTGACTGAGAAAAACTATCAACGTGGGACAAAAGTTTCACAACAAACGATAACGATTtggcgagagaaaaaaaaactctatttAACCACAAATAGctacatttgacaaaaaaacaaaaaaataataataataataataataacaacagatATATATCAACatgtaagggggaaaaaaaaaaaaaatcacaaatttgaCCAAAAAGATTAAAACTATAAACATTTGCATCCATCCAGACTTGCCGACACTGGAGACTGCGAAGGGGCAGCTACCTGTTGAGGTCCCTCATCAGGAGGTTCTGGAATTCGGACGAGATGCCCCGGTGGAAGGCGGGCCGGGACAGGAGCCGCTCCGCCTGCTGGCTGGGCTGCCGCTGCAGGTGCGGGTTGCGCAGAGCCATGCTGATGTCGTTCAGCAGCCGCGGCAGAGGGCCCAGCTTGATGATGGCGTCCTGGCGGACGGGTACCCGCGTCCGACCGATCACAATGGGACAAAAAACATCAGCAAgaggtgaaaaaaatataaaagacaaACCGTTCAATATGTGacaagaaacaaacatttgacaaatgcatcaaaagatgaatatgtgacaaaaatgtttaaaaatcctGACAAACGTATCAAAATACGACCAAAAAAGATTTGACAAACTGTTACCAAAAGTAAAGATCgacatgcaacaacaacaaaaatcgaCAAATGGATCAACACATGACAgcaaaaagtaaagaaaagaaaatagtgacaaaaagatgacaaaaaatggaacattttaaaactgATCAAATGTGACCCAAAAAATGAATATGTCACCAAAAGATGAAAGACATAAAAATGTTTCCACTTGTCCGATTGTCCGTTGGTACCGGCGTGCCGGCGGCTACCTTGCTGAGCTGGGCCATGACCTCCAAGAGGAGACTGTGGAGCACAGAGAGCTCGCGGCCCAGGTCGATGTAGCCCTCGAAGCCGCCGGCGTTGCTCACGCTGTCCACGTTGGAGATCTCGAAGAGGAACTGCTGCATGGAGCCCCACTCCATCTCCACAAACTCGTTCATGAAGCACATGTACTCCTCCTTGTTGCCGAACCTCAACGGGAGCAGTCACACATGCGCACGCGCACATACATCACTGCTCTTAGTCTTGGACAGAACCACCGCAAAAATAGCCCAACGTCTATTCTGTACCGTCTCAAGAAAAGGTTTACGTTTTCTTCAAAATGTGtccgtttttcccccccccccccccaagattgTCGAGAAACTTTTGTTTAATCAACTCAGccatttcttgaacttaaatggacttttttgacaaattccaatcaggtttctgaactcatcacagtacaaaatctgctcttatcaaagtgctaaaagATATGAGGTTGAacactgactcgggaaaggtttcaattctggtcttgttggaacTCAGTGCGATTTTTGATTTGCTAGATCATAACATattgctgaacaggttggaaacgtgggtaggactaaatggaacagtcctaaaatggttcaggtcctacctggagtaaatgagttattttgtaactattgggagtgttcaatctcatcgattGGCAATGACCTAAGGGGTAGCTCAAGGGTCAGTACTTGGACACCTCCCGTTCAGCCCGTATATGCTACCCtggggtcaaattcttcagaactttaattttgactatcatagctacgcagatgacacacagttatatctagatgactacagttcaatagAGGTGTTGTGTCACCGTCTCAAACAAATGCATAACTGGATGAACCGAAACTTTCTTCacttaaaccacaacaaaaccgaGATAATTGGCAACAGAGATAACAGGATTGCTGTTAGtcaatacctggagtcactctctttaaaaaccaaagaccaagtccgaaaccttggtgttctgatagattctgacctgattttcaacagtcatatcaaatcaatttctaaaactgccttttaccatctgaagaacatatccagagtgaaggcttgcatctGTCGAGCAGACCacgagaagctcatccatgcgtttatctcaagtagacttgactattgtaatggtcttctgactggactccctgaAAAGAGCATTATACTGCTGCAGCTCATTCGGAATGCCGCAGCTCGGGTTctaaccagaacaaagaggtcagataaatattactccaattctaaagtctctacactggcttccagtctgctttagaatagattttaaagttctgctactggtctataaatcactaaacggtttagctcctgaatacatgaatgaaatgctaatggaatataaacccagtaggggtctgagattgacagactcgggtcaaatagtggagcacagagtcagaagcaaacacggtgaagcagcatttagcgattatgttgccaacagaagtgacgtcagccccaagtgggcatgttttgaagtccaggttaaaaacttctcttttctcatgcttttttgaatgctttgaatcatgtaaagcacattgtgttcaaatgtgctatataaatacatttgctttgcttccaAGTGAAAACGTTTGTCTAtgtttcagtgaaaaaaaaagacaaaaaaatgataaaaacaaactgtcaaaatgtgaatttttcccaacccccccaaaatctaaatttgacaaaaaaatatatttaacaaaaaagatCCAATTCTGATAATGTAGCATTTttcttgcaaaaaacaaaaacaaaaccagaaATGTAAAgccatgtaatgtaatgtaataaggCAAATTTGACCCTCCAAAAAGCCTACAAAAAAACTATCAAAATCTGGAAGGTACAACAAAAGGTGACAAAAGAAACTAgcaaatttgacaaaaaaatgtgaccaGAAAATATTTGACAATAATATCAAAATCTGGCAGCAAAATGTGACCAGAAAATATCCAAAAGGGGCCGTGTTTGgccagagcacaaaaacagttctTCAGTGAATAACACAAGACGTAAGTCCGCCAAAATAAAACCTAAATGCGTGTGAAGTGGCGAATGCCGAAGCAGGAAGAAAGCGCGGGGCTTTCACCTACTTGGAGAAGTTGGCGAGGTTCTGCACCACTTTGGCGATGAGCGTGAGCGTGCGCGACGTCTGCTCGTCGGGGTATTCCTGCGTCAGGTTGAAGAGCGACGGCGACATGATGGCGGGACACAGGAAGCGCAGGAAGAGCGAGCCGCTGATCAGCCGGTCGGCGATGTCCTCGCGCCCGCGCTCGGCGCAGCGCACTCGCCACGAGGCGAACACCTCCTTCAGCTCGCGCGGGAACACGCTGCTGGGACACGGGAGGCGTTCACGGCTACGCACAAAAGCTTTGCTCATGTTGTCTTCGAGCCATttagcaaaacccaaaaacattaGGTCCAGGGGTGGCgaaaccccccacccccgatgGTGAGGACTGGTTATCGGGCCCCCGAAGTACGGTGCCAATGTTCCTTTTCCATTAATCCATCAGTTTAGTTAAATAACAGGGAAATGGTGCGTCTAGCATCGAGGGACAGATTCGAAAGTTCAACCGCATCAGTCAACTCAACGCtaggctacaaaaaaaaacaaatgggcaAACGGGGGTCAAATTGTGAGAAATAATCTTAAATGTGACCCCAAAACGATGGatatgtgacaaaaaaataaataaaacttgacAAACGGATCCGaatgtgacaaaacaaaaaaatgtgacagaaaatgatcaatgtgacaaaaaacaaacgttTGACAAATAGAttccaaatttgaaaaaaaaatttttttttttttttttttttaattagacaaAATGGagacaaatgtgaaaaataaaaataaaaacgaccCTGTAATTTTTCTTGTGACGTCATCACCAATCGTAGAATGTCCCGTTTACGTCACGCCATTGGTGAGTTCGCCAGTAGCGCCGTGCTTGGCCCCCCTGTGAATCGATTTCGACGCAGCAAGCAAAATGTTTTGACCCCGTAGTTGTGTGTTCAAATTTCCCCCCCATTGGTGAAATGGAATTTGGATGGTTCGAATGTAGcaccaaacatgcatggtttgaATGGACCGAGCAAGTTGTTTTCTGACTGGACTTGTCTGGCAAAAGGTTTGTCCGGCCCTCGGCTCCAGTCTGGCGACCACACTAGAAACGGTCTCGAACCGCCACTGAGTTACTCACCAATGGGAAGTGACGATCTTGCAGAGGGCCAGCTCGCAGCACATTCTCAGGTTGGCCTGGTGGTCGGGCAGCACGGAGGGAGGCGTTCGCATGGGGTCCACCTCGCAGTTTTCCTCCGACTCGTACAAGGCGCGTATGAACTCCCCTGGAGGAACGGCAGGCGATCGTCACCAACGaactcaaaacatttcctcAAAAAGTGGCtccaggcctttattgactcCATTTCTaggcatctatttgagggaggagttcagttttcatttatttttatcatcattGGCCTTATGTTTAAATTAATAGTGCTGGTCGTACCATTTGCCAATTTGAAAGAAGGCATCTAATGGTGGGAGGTGTTTGGTCGGAAAAAATGTTAGCTGATGATTGGttgatgttttgtttctcaCCTAAAAATAAAAGGGAGGAGTTTATTTACTTAGTCGCCAGCTGTACCAAGTGTCTATTTGAAAGAAGGCTCCCTCTAATAGAGGGAGGTGTTTAGTAGTACAAGTATCCATGTGGAGCTTGACACACTGATGTTGCTTAGTTGGTTAATTAgccgtgctaatgctaattgtcaatttttacaaataaaagggGAGAGGCGCTTATTTTTTTCCACGTGGCAGCCGGCGACTGATTAAGACGTCTCTTTGAGGAAATATGCTAATTCACTCAAATGTCGGTTGAatgtgtttgtatacaaatgaaCGAATGTAAACAAAAGAGCACCTCACTCTCTTTCTGTTCCTTGCGCCTCCTTTCGCCTTCCTATCAAACATCTGCCACTTGTGCTGAGGCGTGATAATCGCCTAATTCAATTTGCGGTCAACCCCCCCGAGGgagaaatgtgtaaaaatagcTTTTGACTGTGCTGGAAAATCAAACACAAGTCGCCACAAGTCGCCTCTCTGTCAGACCCTCCTAGAAAATGCCTCCTCCAAATAAAAGTTTTGACTATTTTGAAACAGAAGTTGACATCACAAGTCACACAATCAAATCACGCAAATCCACGAGACTAAGATGCTAAGCTAACATAGCATACGGCTCGCAGAGCAAAAATGCCGAGCTGGCGATGGAGACGGAGGCGAAACGGGAGCAGAGAGCTAGTCGCGTACcatagctaatgttagcattttagttAACAGCAGCATACAGACGATACAAAGACATCGTTAACCTTGGAGCACACAAAAGGTTTGCTGGgtttttaacacaaaaatagCTGTGGATGGCCTACTTGCTCCATCCAGAGcctgttatttattttgctaaGTTTAGATTTTTGGAAAGGGAACAAAACAACCTTGGGAAGAGGTGTGCTTACtgatttttgagacaaagatgacTATGCGGAGTGCCGCATAGCTTGAAAAGGTGACATTTGAAGATGCACAAGTAGCAGGGAATGTACCAACCGATGGCATCCTTGAGGTACTTGTGTCCGATGAGCTTGAGGTACTCTTCGATGGCTTTGGTGGCCAGAGTGTTCTCTCTGAAGATAAGGTGCTCCCGGTCTATGAATCGGTCCACCTCGCACATGGCCATGTCCGACAGGAAG
The genomic region above belongs to Phyllopteryx taeniolatus isolate TA_2022b chromosome 6, UOR_Ptae_1.2, whole genome shotgun sequence and contains:
- the syngap1b gene encoding synaptic Ras GTPase activating protein 1b isoform X8, which codes for MILLGLSAFEGKLGRALPPGLRRVCRIAVFDARCAAPPSYHQHHRHLLHLHHHQQRSQQVLAFHGAPPAYERPPYGRPSYEHPSDERPPPDRWNARLRVSPGKPSHMLDQEEVHPLLMRERRSESHRNKLLRRTVSVPVEGRHHPEMDHRPRRKSIATGKQPSMDVPPTAPLQPFRQSSFLSRRLKGSIKRAKSQPKLDRTSSFRHMILPRFRSADQDRTRLMQSFKESHSHESLLSPSSAAEALDLTLDEDAVIKPVHSSILGQEYCFEVTTASGTKCFACRSAAERDKWIENLQRAVKPNKDNSRRVDNVLKLWIIEARELPAKKRYYCELCLDDMLYARTTSKPRTDTVFWGEHFEFNNLPAVRNLRLHLYKETDKKRRKEKSTYLGLVSIPISSITGRQFVEQWYPVIQPSVLTKGTGVGGGGKIINASLRLKSRFQTMNILPMELYKEFAEYITNNYRTLCAVLEPVLSVKSKEEVACALVHILQSTGKAKDFLSDMAMCEVDRFIDREHLIFRENTLATKAIEEYLKLIGHKYLKDAIGEFIRALYESEENCEVDPMRTPPSVLPDHQANLRMCCELALCKIVTSHCSVFPRELKEVFASWRVRCAERGREDIADRLISGSLFLRFLCPAIMSPSLFNLTQEYPDEQTSRTLTLIAKVVQNLANFSKFGNKEEYMCFMNEFVEMEWGSMQQFLFEISNVDSVSNAGGFEGYIDLGRELSVLHSLLLEVMAQLSKDAIIKLGPLPRLLNDISMALRNPHLQRQPSQQAERLLSRPAFHRGISSEFQNLLMRDLNSSMDITRLPSPTSTGGVMPSRSQMSFQDRDRLLHRASSKDVFYVSRPPLARSSPAYCTSSSDITEPDAKDSRMNSVSNLQSVDMLNSSQASIAGMGSFGGLSGGGGGGLGSGLGGQPRAGGRLSGGSGVSGGLRPSRMSAADSLSQQQQQQAAAMRYPLSFQNPLFHLATADGPRHPHRQPQHGRAQPPAPLLLAPEPEPSHPSYVPQFAHGGFSRSEDLSTLRTRDGHLGQPSIIHSHSYSDDYGRADYARRQMSVHMQDNMQQQQQQMMGLTSQTGTSHSSLAATPPSTVQPRGPPPPAQRVKSQTSHQLSVSAAAAAAAPVKSRPQSGNLLQSPESAYGAGRPQHGGGGRQLSVKDNAAPGLPRQQSSVRESGSPQGTGSPAAQTSPQQQQQQQQPQPQQQNLLKPNLGKQGSQAPSSLNPPTPANERTVAWVSNMPHLSADIESSRIDREDFKLKEYSKSMDESRMDRVREYEEEINCLKERLVMSHKKLEEYERRMLTQEQQTNKILLQYQNRLEDSERRLRQQQLEKDSQIKGIINRLMAVEDEIRGGHVIEPKTTRIFPDQENQLSSLGSADPGVKSHEGGSGPRHLLGVSSSSCDRPAESSVATGPPDTAPGGGGGGGRSGVKRSTERERERDALKVFFLRTQKKPKGLSSTLRSCGTR